The following proteins come from a genomic window of Sphingobium cloacae:
- a CDS encoding metallopeptidase family protein, with protein MSDTRQPPRFAPSKEEIETLALEALSRLPDPFAAHLSHVVLFVEDFADEQLLKEMEIDDPFGLTGLYSGRPVGHEAQTGDAPPTVHLFRRPLLDEWVETGVALDALITHVVVHEIGHHFGLSDLDMHVLEDMVAP; from the coding sequence ATGTCCGACACCCGTCAACCGCCGCGTTTCGCGCCGTCGAAGGAAGAGATCGAAACGCTGGCGCTCGAAGCCCTGAGCCGCCTGCCCGATCCCTTCGCCGCGCATCTGTCCCATGTCGTGCTGTTCGTCGAGGATTTCGCCGACGAACAGCTGCTCAAGGAGATGGAGATCGACGACCCCTTTGGCCTCACCGGCCTTTATAGCGGACGGCCCGTCGGCCATGAAGCGCAGACCGGGGACGCGCCGCCCACCGTCCACCTGTTCCGCCGTCCGCTGCTGGACGAATGGGTGGAAACGGGCGTGGCGCTGGATGCGCTCATCACCCATGTCGTCGTGCATGAGATCGGCCATCATTTCGGCCTGTCCGACCTCGACATGCATGTGCTGGAGGACATGGTCGCGCCATGA
- the hemH gene encoding ferrochelatase, which translates to MSRAAVLLINLGTPDAPDAASVRRYLAEFLSDPRVVEIPQLLWQPILRGPILLTRPRKSAHAYAQVWTEEGSPLAVNTRAAAAALAGRFGGRVTVDWAMRYGRPSIAARLAALGEAGCDRILLAPLYPQYCAATTATAFDCAAEALGRMRAQPAIRTLPPYFDDPAYIAALEASTRRQLAALDFEPDLLIASFHGMPERTRDLGDPYHAQSLETARLMEEALGREVRVTFQSRFGRAKWLGPATDDVLKSLPSQGIRKVAVMTPGFSADCLETIEEIGIRGRDDFIAGGGQKFARLACLNASEEAIKLYENLIRRELAGWME; encoded by the coding sequence ATGTCCCGCGCCGCCGTCCTCCTCATCAATCTGGGCACGCCCGACGCGCCGGACGCCGCTTCGGTCCGGCGCTATCTGGCCGAATTCCTGTCCGATCCGCGCGTCGTGGAAATCCCGCAGCTCTTGTGGCAGCCGATCCTGCGCGGGCCGATCCTGCTCACGCGCCCGCGCAAGTCCGCCCACGCCTATGCGCAGGTCTGGACGGAGGAGGGCTCCCCGCTCGCGGTCAACACCCGCGCCGCCGCCGCCGCGCTGGCGGGACGGTTCGGGGGGCGGGTGACGGTCGACTGGGCCATGCGCTATGGCCGTCCGTCGATCGCCGCGCGGCTCGCGGCGCTGGGGGAGGCGGGGTGCGATCGCATCCTGCTCGCGCCGCTCTATCCGCAATATTGCGCGGCGACCACGGCGACCGCCTTCGATTGCGCGGCGGAGGCCCTGGGCAGGATGCGCGCCCAGCCCGCCATCCGCACCCTGCCGCCCTATTTCGACGATCCGGCCTATATCGCGGCGCTCGAGGCTTCGACCCGGCGCCAGTTGGCGGCGCTCGATTTCGAACCCGACCTGCTGATCGCCAGCTTCCACGGCATGCCGGAGCGGACGCGGGATCTGGGAGACCCCTATCATGCCCAGTCCCTTGAAACCGCGCGCCTGATGGAAGAGGCGCTGGGAAGGGAGGTCCGGGTCACTTTCCAGTCGCGTTTCGGGCGCGCCAAATGGCTGGGGCCGGCCACCGACGACGTGCTCAAAAGCCTGCCTTCGCAGGGCATCCGCAAGGTCGCTGTGATGACCCCCGGCTTTTCGGCCGATTGCCTCGAAACGATCGAGGAGATCGGCATTCGCGGACGGGATGATTTTATCGCCGGAGGGGGGCAAAAATTCGCTCGTCTGGCTTGTTTGAACGCCTCTGAGGAGGCTATCAAACTGTATGAGAATCTGATCCGCCGGGAACTGGCGGGATGGATGGAGTGA
- a CDS encoding CoA-binding protein encodes MPLTAPQDIADLLNETRTIALVGISDRPDRPSYGVMKALQDHGYRVLPVNPQIPGEHVHGEFVWDRLSDIGVPIDMVDIFRRSDAVGEVVDDAIAAGAKAIWMQIGVVNDEAAARAEAAGLKVVMDRCPAIEIPRLGLAPIASE; translated from the coding sequence ATGCCGCTGACCGCGCCGCAGGACATCGCCGATCTGCTCAACGAAACCCGCACCATCGCGCTGGTGGGCATTTCCGACCGTCCCGACCGCCCCAGCTATGGCGTCATGAAGGCGCTTCAGGACCATGGCTATCGCGTCCTGCCCGTGAACCCGCAGATCCCGGGCGAGCATGTGCATGGCGAGTTCGTCTGGGACCGGCTGTCCGACATCGGCGTGCCCATCGACATGGTGGACATCTTCCGCCGCAGCGATGCGGTGGGCGAGGTGGTGGACGACGCCATCGCCGCCGGGGCGAAGGCGATCTGGATGCAGATCGGCGTCGTCAACGATGAAGCGGCCGCGCGGGCGGAAGCCGCCGGCCTCAAGGTCGTGATGGACCGCTGCCCGGCGATCGAAATCCCGCGCCTCGGCCTGGCCCCCATCGCCTCCGAATAA
- a CDS encoding heme exporter protein CcmB: protein MRTLWLLARRDLGQAWRSAGLWLPVAFLLLVASLYPFAVGPDAALLRRTGGGMLWIAALLASLLPVDRLVTPDREAGVLDQIALRGIGEEMIVLARLVAHWLGFGPPLMIATLPAAALLKLDGVTVLLLEAGLLIGTPALAALGLLVATLTAGLRSSGALAGLLALPLAVPLLIFGAGTLGDGSGAALKFLGAASLMLVAITPFAGGAAIRAGRE from the coding sequence ATGAGGACCCTATGGCTGCTCGCCCGCCGCGACCTGGGGCAGGCATGGCGTTCGGCGGGGCTGTGGCTGCCGGTTGCCTTCCTGCTGCTGGTGGCGAGCCTCTATCCCTTTGCCGTGGGGCCTGACGCGGCGCTGCTGCGGCGGACCGGCGGCGGCATGTTGTGGATCGCGGCGCTGCTTGCCAGCCTGTTGCCGGTCGACCGGCTGGTGACGCCGGACAGGGAGGCGGGCGTGCTGGACCAGATCGCATTGCGCGGCATTGGCGAGGAGATGATCGTGCTGGCGCGGCTGGTCGCGCATTGGCTGGGATTCGGGCCGCCGCTGATGATCGCGACGCTGCCCGCCGCCGCGCTGCTGAAACTGGATGGGGTGACGGTGCTGTTGCTGGAGGCGGGGCTGCTGATCGGGACGCCCGCGCTGGCGGCGCTGGGGCTGCTGGTGGCGACGCTGACCGCCGGGCTGCGGTCGAGTGGGGCGCTGGCGGGGCTGCTGGCCCTGCCGCTGGCGGTGCCGCTGCTGATCTTCGGCGCGGGGACGCTGGGGGACGGGAGCGGCGCGGCGCTCAAATTCCTGGGCGCGGCCTCCCTGATGCTGGTGGCGATCACGCCCTTTGCGGGGGGCGCGGCGATCCGGGCGGGGCGGGAATAG
- the phbB gene encoding acetoacetyl-CoA reductase: MSKVAVVTGGTRGIGEAISLALREMGYTVAANYAGNDEKARAFSDRTGIEAFRWDVGDHQACLDGCAAIAEKLGPIDIVINNAGITRDGVLARMSFDDWNEVMRINLGGCFNMAKATFGGMRERGWGRIVNIGSVNGQAGQYGQVNYAAAKSGIHGFTKALAQEGAKYGITVNAIAPGYIDTDMVAAVPPAVLEKIVAKIPVGRLGHASEIARGVAFLCSEEAGFVTGSTLSINGGQHMY; encoded by the coding sequence ATGAGCAAGGTTGCTGTCGTCACGGGCGGAACGCGCGGTATCGGTGAAGCGATCAGTCTGGCCCTCAGGGAAATGGGTTATACGGTGGCCGCCAACTATGCGGGCAATGACGAAAAGGCGCGCGCCTTTTCCGACAGGACCGGCATAGAGGCCTTCCGATGGGATGTGGGCGATCATCAGGCCTGCCTCGACGGGTGCGCGGCCATCGCGGAAAAACTGGGCCCGATCGATATCGTCATCAACAATGCGGGCATCACGCGCGACGGCGTGCTGGCGCGGATGAGCTTCGACGACTGGAATGAAGTGATGCGCATCAACCTGGGCGGCTGCTTCAACATGGCGAAGGCGACCTTCGGCGGCATGCGGGAACGGGGCTGGGGCCGCATCGTCAATATCGGTTCGGTCAATGGGCAGGCCGGTCAATATGGGCAGGTGAACTATGCCGCGGCCAAATCCGGCATCCACGGCTTTACCAAGGCGCTGGCGCAGGAAGGCGCGAAATACGGCATCACCGTGAACGCCATCGCGCCCGGCTATATCGACACCGACATGGTCGCCGCCGTTCCGCCCGCCGTTCTGGAAAAGATCGTGGCGAAGATTCCGGTCGGCCGTCTCGGCCATGCCAGCGAGATCGCGCGCGGCGTCGCTTTCCTGTGCAGCGAGGAAGCCGGTTTCGTCACCGGCAGCACATTGTCCATCAATGGCGGGCAGCACATGTATTGA
- the hflK gene encoding FtsH protease activity modulator HflK produces the protein MKRIFGWMPGIASGMAQGPWGGKSDGPDGKDGPGKGGDGGDGGPRNPWTQPGRSGGQKGPSAIEELLRRSRESFGGGGGGGFGNLPQRPNGKALWPLAIGILILLWLALTCFHRVGPQERGVVTLLGKYSRTLSPGISLTLPAPFESVKTVDVEEIRTIDIGSASAESENLVLTGDQNIIDLAYSVRWNIRNPELYLFQLADPDTSVREVAESAMRSVVASVSLDDALGAGRTEIEQQVELRMQEILDGYKSGIRVQGVAIKQADPPTAVNDAFKAVSAAQQTAQTYLNEARAAAQQVTAKAQGEAAAFDKVYEQYRLSPEVTRRRMYYETMEGVLSNVDKTIVEGGNVTPYLPLPELKKRAQAAAPTQGDTTQAEGNR, from the coding sequence ATGAAGAGAATTTTCGGGTGGATGCCCGGCATCGCGAGCGGCATGGCTCAGGGGCCATGGGGCGGGAAAAGCGACGGGCCGGATGGCAAGGACGGACCGGGCAAGGGCGGCGACGGGGGCGATGGCGGCCCGCGCAATCCCTGGACGCAGCCGGGCAGATCGGGAGGGCAGAAAGGCCCCTCCGCGATCGAGGAATTGCTGCGCCGCAGCCGAGAGAGCTTTGGCGGCGGCGGGGGCGGCGGCTTCGGCAACCTGCCGCAGCGGCCCAACGGCAAGGCGCTCTGGCCGCTTGCCATCGGCATCCTGATCCTGCTGTGGCTGGCGCTGACCTGCTTCCATCGCGTCGGCCCGCAGGAGCGCGGCGTCGTCACGCTGCTGGGCAAATATAGCCGTACGCTGTCGCCGGGCATCAGCCTGACGCTGCCCGCGCCGTTCGAAAGCGTGAAGACCGTCGATGTCGAGGAAATCCGCACCATCGACATCGGATCGGCGAGCGCGGAAAGCGAGAATCTGGTGCTGACGGGCGACCAGAACATCATCGACCTCGCCTATTCGGTGCGCTGGAACATCCGCAATCCGGAACTCTATCTGTTCCAGCTGGCCGATCCCGACACGTCCGTCCGCGAAGTCGCCGAAAGCGCGATGCGTTCGGTGGTCGCCAGCGTCAGCCTGGACGATGCGCTGGGCGCGGGGCGCACGGAGATCGAGCAGCAGGTCGAACTGCGGATGCAGGAGATACTGGACGGCTATAAGTCCGGCATCCGGGTGCAGGGCGTCGCGATCAAGCAGGCCGATCCGCCGACCGCCGTCAACGACGCGTTCAAGGCCGTGTCCGCCGCGCAGCAGACCGCGCAGACCTATCTCAACGAAGCGCGCGCGGCCGCGCAGCAGGTGACGGCCAAGGCGCAGGGCGAGGCCGCGGCCTTCGACAAGGTGTACGAGCAATACCGGCTCTCGCCCGAAGTGACCCGCCGACGCATGTATTATGAAACCATGGAGGGCGTTCTGTCCAACGTCGACAAGACGATCGTGGAGGGCGGCAACGTCACCCCCTATCTGCCTTTGCCGGAACTGAAGAAACGGGCGCAGGCCGCCGCGCCGACGCAGGGCGACACGACGCAGGCCGAGGGGAACCGCTGA
- a CDS encoding xanthine dehydrogenase family protein molybdopterin-binding subunit, translating into MGRTPLRQKGRGRQGIDRRTLLVGGGAGAGLLLAWAVWPRSYKPNLNAAPGETVFNAFLKIDRAGQVIVIVPQLEMGQGVTTLLPQILADELGADWRTVAVQGAPESPLYANTLLARDWLASDWTRLGGGAGDWALDQYATRRALMLTGGGTSVSMFHDAYRDAGAAARVLLCKAAGQRWNVPWESCDIQEGLISDGGQRTLRLGDVVEQAAAFDLPEILPLRQGMEGRLAGQDLPRLDTPSKLDGSHNFAADIRLPDMVFASIRQGPIGDARLESLNEAAAKSVTGFLRLVRTERWVAAVGTNWWAANKALDLADPVFMLDGPQVGDESIDAALEKAFDGSHGRRLHARGDLLPVFEGATILASEYRVDAGLHLALEPMCATARVTDAGAEVWLATQAPGLARTAIAGALGIGRASVTVYPLHAGGSFGRRMDVDAGVQAALVARDMGRPVQLLWSRLEDVIQDRPGAPAHARMAGKLGRSGAIEGWLAKVAAPCAMGQTWARIADGALPHEAAARTADKASRLAVAGMELPYAVANWAVDHYPSDVGLPVGFTRSNAHLHSAFFTESFMDELAHLARMEAMSFRIQMLGGNPRLAHCLSTAAAMGGWQGGIAGSGQGIAAHRIGDAFGAVLVEAGIAGGRLTVGRMVAAVDCGDQVNPDIARQQVESGLVYGLAYAMGASVPYDKAMPARAMLGRMNLPRLADIGEVTVELIRSTAPPAGATEIAAPLVAPAIANALFTVTGQRFRSLPLLSQD; encoded by the coding sequence ATGGGGCGCACACCGCTAAGGCAGAAAGGCAGGGGCAGGCAGGGGATCGACCGCCGCACCCTGCTCGTCGGCGGAGGGGCCGGGGCGGGCCTGCTGCTCGCATGGGCGGTCTGGCCGCGCAGCTACAAGCCCAATCTCAACGCCGCGCCGGGCGAAACGGTCTTCAACGCCTTCCTCAAGATCGACCGGGCCGGGCAGGTGATCGTCATCGTGCCGCAACTGGAGATGGGGCAGGGGGTGACGACCCTGCTGCCGCAGATACTGGCGGACGAACTGGGCGCGGACTGGCGCACCGTCGCCGTGCAGGGCGCGCCGGAAAGCCCGCTTTACGCGAACACGCTGCTGGCCCGCGACTGGCTGGCGAGCGACTGGACCCGCCTGGGCGGAGGCGCGGGCGACTGGGCGCTCGATCAATATGCGACGCGCAGGGCGCTGATGCTGACGGGCGGAGGAACGTCCGTGTCGATGTTTCACGACGCCTATCGCGATGCGGGCGCGGCCGCGCGCGTCCTGCTGTGCAAGGCGGCGGGCCAGCGCTGGAACGTGCCGTGGGAAAGCTGCGACATCCAGGAGGGCCTGATCTCCGACGGAGGGCAGCGCACGCTCCGCCTGGGCGATGTGGTCGAGCAAGCGGCCGCCTTCGACCTCCCCGAAATCCTGCCCTTGCGGCAGGGGATGGAAGGACGGCTCGCGGGGCAGGACCTGCCCCGGCTCGACACGCCCTCCAAGCTCGACGGCAGCCATAATTTCGCCGCCGACATCCGCCTGCCCGACATGGTCTTCGCGTCGATCCGCCAAGGCCCGATCGGCGATGCGCGGCTGGAAAGCCTGAACGAGGCCGCCGCGAAAAGCGTCACCGGCTTCCTCAGGCTGGTCCGCACGGAAAGATGGGTCGCGGCCGTCGGAACGAACTGGTGGGCGGCGAACAAGGCGCTCGACCTCGCCGATCCCGTCTTCATGCTGGATGGCCCGCAGGTCGGCGACGAAAGCATCGACGCCGCGCTGGAAAAGGCTTTCGACGGCTCCCATGGCCGCCGTCTCCATGCGCGGGGCGATCTTCTGCCCGTGTTCGAAGGCGCGACGATCCTGGCCAGCGAATATCGGGTGGACGCCGGATTGCATCTCGCGCTGGAGCCGATGTGCGCCACGGCCCGCGTGACGGACGCCGGGGCAGAGGTCTGGCTCGCCACGCAGGCCCCCGGACTGGCCCGCACCGCCATCGCCGGCGCGCTGGGCATCGGCCGGGCCTCGGTGACGGTTTACCCCCTCCACGCGGGCGGCTCCTTCGGACGCAGGATGGATGTCGACGCGGGCGTGCAGGCCGCCCTCGTCGCGCGCGACATGGGTCGGCCCGTGCAGCTCCTCTGGTCCCGGCTGGAGGATGTCATACAGGACCGCCCCGGCGCGCCCGCCCACGCCCGGATGGCGGGCAAGCTCGGCCGCAGCGGCGCGATAGAAGGCTGGCTGGCCAAGGTCGCCGCGCCCTGTGCCATGGGCCAGACCTGGGCCCGCATCGCGGACGGCGCCCTTCCCCACGAAGCGGCGGCGCGCACGGCGGACAAGGCATCCAGGCTTGCCGTGGCGGGCATGGAACTGCCCTATGCCGTCGCCAACTGGGCCGTCGACCATTACCCGTCGGATGTCGGCCTGCCCGTGGGTTTCACCCGGAGCAACGCCCATCTCCACAGCGCCTTCTTCACCGAAAGCTTCATGGACGAACTCGCCCATCTGGCGCGGATGGAGGCCATGTCCTTCCGCATCCAGATGCTGGGCGGCAATCCGCGCCTCGCCCATTGCCTGTCCACCGCCGCCGCCATGGGCGGATGGCAGGGCGGCATAGCGGGCAGCGGGCAGGGCATCGCCGCGCACCGCATCGGCGATGCCTTCGGCGCGGTGCTGGTGGAGGCGGGGATCGCCGGCGGCAGGCTGACCGTCGGCCGGATGGTCGCGGCGGTCGATTGCGGCGACCAGGTCAATCCCGACATCGCCCGGCAGCAGGTGGAAAGCGGCCTGGTCTACGGCCTCGCCTATGCCATGGGCGCGTCGGTCCCCTATGACAAGGCGATGCCCGCCCGCGCCATGTTGGGCCGCATGAACCTGCCCCGGCTGGCCGACATAGGGGAAGTCACGGTGGAACTCATCCGCTCGACCGCGCCGCCCGCCGGCGCGACGGAAATCGCCGCGCCGCTGGTGGCGCCCGCTATCGCCAACGCCCTGTTCACCGTCACCGGCCAGCGTTTTCGCAGCCTGCCGCTTCTTTCCCAGGATTGA
- the hflC gene encoding protease modulator HflC: MPAFQRHPIAIALIVIAALLLIGSTVAIVPETKQGVVVRFGDPKAIINRFRPNESFGKTGAGIILRWPFIDQIVWIDKRVLSVEMERQQVLSTDQLRLQVDAFARYRIVDPLRMYIAAGSEERVSDALRPILGSALRNELGKRPFAALLSPERGQVMQNIEAGLDRVARQYGAEIVDVRIKRADLPDGTPLESAFTRMRTAREQEALTIRAQGAKQAQIIRAEADANAARIYAESFGKDPQFYDFYRAMQSYRYTFATDRQGQTNMILSRDNEFLRQFQGR; this comes from the coding sequence ATGCCCGCGTTCCAACGCCACCCCATCGCCATCGCGCTGATCGTCATCGCGGCGCTGCTGCTAATCGGCAGCACCGTCGCCATCGTGCCGGAAACCAAGCAGGGCGTCGTCGTCCGCTTCGGCGATCCCAAGGCGATCATCAACCGTTTCCGGCCCAACGAAAGCTTCGGCAAGACCGGGGCGGGCATCATCCTGCGCTGGCCGTTCATCGACCAGATCGTGTGGATCGACAAGCGCGTCCTGTCCGTCGAGATGGAGCGGCAGCAGGTGCTGTCGACCGACCAGCTCCGCTTGCAGGTGGACGCCTTCGCCCGTTACCGCATCGTCGATCCGCTGCGCATGTATATCGCGGCGGGGAGCGAGGAGCGCGTGTCCGACGCGCTGCGCCCGATCCTGGGATCGGCGCTGCGCAACGAACTGGGCAAGCGGCCCTTCGCGGCGCTGCTCAGTCCCGAGCGCGGCCAGGTGATGCAGAATATCGAGGCGGGGCTGGACCGCGTGGCGCGGCAATATGGCGCGGAGATCGTCGATGTCCGCATCAAGCGCGCCGACCTGCCCGACGGCACGCCGCTGGAAAGCGCCTTTACCCGGATGCGCACCGCGCGCGAGCAGGAAGCGCTCACTATCCGCGCGCAGGGCGCCAAGCAGGCGCAGATCATCCGCGCCGAAGCCGACGCGAATGCGGCGCGCATCTATGCCGAAAGCTTCGGCAAGGACCCGCAGTTCTACGATTTCTATCGGGCGATGCAGTCCTACCGCTATACCTTCGCGACGGATCGGCAGGGGCAGACCAACATGATCCTGTCACGAGACAACGAATTCCTGCGGCAATTCCAGGGTCGATGA
- a CDS encoding ribbon-helix-helix domain-containing protein: MGEDEAPPARSAGASPFAPPAKRSVTIAGHQTAISLEPIFWEALRARAGEEGIPLNALIARIDAARLAAPRPPNLGSAIRCWLFSVTIG; encoded by the coding sequence ATGGGGGAGGATGAGGCTCCGCCGGCCCGGTCCGCCGGGGCCTCTCCCTTCGCGCCGCCCGCCAAGCGGAGCGTGACGATCGCTGGTCATCAGACCGCGATCAGCCTTGAACCGATTTTCTGGGAAGCGCTGCGCGCGCGGGCGGGGGAAGAGGGGATACCGCTCAACGCCCTGATCGCCCGCATCGATGCGGCGCGCCTGGCCGCGCCGCGCCCGCCCAATCTGGGCAGCGCCATCCGCTGCTGGCTGTTTTCTGTGACAATTGGATGA
- a CDS encoding UbiX family flavin prenyltransferase: MSLPIIIGISGASGAVYAVRLLEVLAELGRETFLVVSKAGQRTIEEELGMDIKEIRDRATRWFPIADIGASIASGSVRTAGMIVAPCSIRTAAEIATGNTSTLLTRAADVVLKERRRLVLMVRETPLHTGHLRTLTQLSEMNAIIAPPVPAFYAKPASLDDVVDHGVGRILDLFDIDSGKVRRWKEGDGGNEVSPPA; this comes from the coding sequence ATGAGCCTTCCCATCATCATTGGGATCAGCGGTGCCTCGGGGGCTGTCTATGCCGTTCGCCTGCTGGAGGTTCTCGCTGAACTGGGGCGGGAGACGTTTCTGGTCGTCAGCAAGGCCGGCCAGCGGACAATCGAGGAAGAATTGGGCATGGATATCAAGGAAATCCGTGACCGGGCCACGCGCTGGTTCCCGATCGCGGATATCGGCGCATCCATTGCCAGTGGCTCGGTGCGCACCGCTGGCATGATCGTCGCCCCCTGTTCCATTCGGACCGCTGCCGAAATCGCGACCGGCAATACCTCAACCTTGCTCACCCGAGCGGCCGATGTCGTGCTCAAGGAGCGGAGGCGCCTGGTGCTGATGGTGCGGGAAACGCCGTTGCATACCGGTCATTTGCGAACATTGACCCAGCTTTCGGAAATGAACGCGATCATCGCGCCGCCTGTCCCCGCATTTTACGCGAAGCCTGCCTCGCTGGATGATGTCGTCGACCATGGCGTTGGCCGCATTCTCGATTTGTTCGACATCGATAGCGGTAAGGTCCGGCGGTGGAAAGAGGGGGACGGCGGGAACGAGGTATCGCCGCCGGCATGA
- the ccmA gene encoding heme ABC exporter ATP-binding protein CcmA, which translates to MRDAALRLSDVACLRGGRMLFRGVSLDLAAGGSALLTGPNGIGKSSLLRICAGLLPALAGTVERRGGLALADERLALDMERPLRKALGFWARLDEVDGGAVEGALEAMALRPLADLPVRMLSTGQRKRAMLARVIASGAAVWLLDEPGNGLDDASLGLLGAAVARHLETGGIVLAASHQSLPLADDVRIDLRAHAAEAESA; encoded by the coding sequence ATGAGGGACGCGGCGCTGCGCCTGTCGGACGTGGCCTGCCTGCGCGGCGGGCGGATGCTGTTCCGTGGCGTATCGCTCGATCTGGCAGCAGGGGGGAGCGCGCTTCTCACTGGTCCCAACGGCATCGGCAAATCGAGTTTGCTGCGGATTTGCGCGGGGCTGCTGCCCGCCCTTGCCGGAACGGTCGAGCGGCGCGGCGGCCTGGCGCTGGCCGATGAGCGGCTGGCGCTGGACATGGAGCGGCCCTTGCGCAAGGCGCTGGGCTTCTGGGCGCGGCTGGACGAGGTGGACGGCGGAGCGGTGGAAGGCGCGCTGGAGGCGATGGCGCTGCGGCCGCTCGCCGACTTGCCGGTGCGGATGCTGTCCACCGGGCAGCGCAAGCGGGCGATGCTGGCGCGCGTGATCGCGTCGGGCGCGGCGGTGTGGCTGCTGGACGAGCCGGGCAACGGGCTGGACGATGCCTCGCTCGGCCTTCTGGGCGCGGCGGTGGCCCGGCATCTGGAGACGGGCGGCATCGTGCTGGCGGCGTCGCACCAGTCCCTGCCGCTGGCCGATGATGTGCGGATCGACCTGCGCGCCCACGCGGCGGAGGCGGAGAGCGCATGA
- a CDS encoding Mrp/NBP35 family ATP-binding protein produces MTDLDSFAARLRALTDGRASAPRVKDGVMTLVLEVGGLTADRRDAVSAAIREGALTVEGVNDVRIALTSERKGRRIIAVASGKGGVGKSTLSANLAVALKRLGHRIGLVDADIYGPSQARLMASEDQKPQARDKHLIPVQGPLGIPMLSMAHLVEPGRALAWRGPMVSNALGQLIDADWGDVDTLIVDMPPGTGDIQLSMIQKHKPAGVVIVSTPQDLALIDATRAVNLFEQAHVPLIGLVENMAGYACPHCGEVSDPFGAGGAEAAAKEMGMAFLGRIPLAIDIRRRSDAGDPPAAGDDAFGQSFRAIAQKVAEGIAAKG; encoded by the coding sequence ATGACCGATCTCGACAGCTTCGCCGCCCGGCTCCGGGCCCTGACCGATGGACGCGCCAGCGCGCCGCGCGTCAAGGACGGCGTCATGACCCTCGTTCTGGAAGTAGGCGGCCTGACCGCCGACCGGCGCGACGCCGTTTCCGCCGCCATCCGCGAAGGCGCGCTGACCGTGGAGGGGGTGAACGACGTGCGCATCGCCCTGACATCCGAACGCAAGGGGCGCAGGATCATTGCCGTCGCCTCGGGCAAGGGAGGGGTAGGCAAATCCACGCTCTCGGCCAATCTGGCGGTGGCGTTGAAGCGCCTCGGCCATCGCATCGGGCTGGTCGACGCGGACATATACGGCCCTTCGCAGGCGCGCCTGATGGCGAGCGAGGACCAGAAGCCGCAGGCCCGCGACAAGCATCTGATCCCCGTGCAGGGTCCGCTGGGCATCCCGATGCTCTCCATGGCGCATCTGGTGGAGCCGGGCCGCGCGCTGGCATGGCGCGGGCCGATGGTCAGCAATGCGCTGGGGCAGCTCATCGACGCCGATTGGGGCGATGTGGACACATTGATCGTCGACATGCCGCCGGGCACCGGCGACATCCAGCTTTCGATGATCCAGAAGCACAAGCCCGCGGGCGTGGTGATCGTCTCCACGCCGCAGGACCTGGCGCTGATCGACGCGACCCGCGCGGTCAATCTGTTCGAGCAGGCGCATGTGCCCCTGATCGGCCTTGTCGAGAATATGGCGGGCTATGCCTGCCCCCATTGCGGCGAGGTTTCCGATCCCTTCGGCGCGGGCGGCGCGGAAGCGGCGGCGAAGGAGATGGGCATGGCCTTCCTCGGCCGCATCCCCCTCGCCATCGACATCCGCCGCCGCTCCGACGCGGGCGACCCCCCGGCGGCGGGCGACGACGCCTTCGGGCAGTCGTTCCGCGCCATTGCGCAGAAGGTGGCGGAGGGGATCGCCGCGAAGGGTTGA
- a CDS encoding 4a-hydroxytetrahydrobiopterin dehydratase: MVGKLDGEERARALEALPRWTPVSDPDGIRRRFAFADFNEAFGFMTRVALLADKADHHPEWSNVYNRVDITLTTHDAGGLSRRDTDMAAAIDALLEG, encoded by the coding sequence ATGGTTGGTAAACTCGATGGCGAAGAGCGGGCACGGGCGCTGGAGGCGCTCCCCCGATGGACGCCGGTCAGCGATCCGGACGGCATCCGGCGCCGCTTCGCCTTCGCCGATTTCAACGAAGCCTTCGGTTTCATGACCCGCGTCGCCCTGCTGGCGGACAAGGCGGATCATCATCCCGAATGGTCGAACGTCTATAATCGCGTCGACATCACGCTCACCACCCATGACGCAGGCGGCCTGTCCCGCCGCGACACCGACATGGCGGCGGCGATCGACGCTTTGCTGGAGGGGTGA